The sequence below is a genomic window from Neodiprion pinetum isolate iyNeoPine1 chromosome 7, iyNeoPine1.2, whole genome shotgun sequence.
TTGCTGTTCACAGTGATGTGGTAGGTGTAAGGCTTGTGATTCAACCGGTATTGACGAGCCTTGATCAAAGTTTTGTCGTCTACGTTGCGTGCTTTCACCGCAGCCTAGATCAGATAGTCGAGATCATCGAAATACGTCTCGACCTTGTCGACAGTCACGGATTCTATCTTTACGTCGGGGAAGGCCAAGTCTTTGTACGTGTACTTTGGCAGGTATGACACGAATCTGGAAGAAAAGAACATTGATGGCATCTATCCGACAATTGCACGCGCTCTGGCCAACAATGAATCTTCTGTGATCTCCGGTCTAAGAATATTACACCATTTATTCATTAATACGTTTGGTGATCAATATTGCGTCGCATTCTGCGTTTGCGCAATTGCTAGCCAGCCAGAAGTGCTCAGTAGAATTATGGATAATGAACACTAACTTCTTGTGGTAGCTCATGATCTTCTTGACAAGACTCCAGTACATCGGGTCACGTAGGCTCAGGCCGTAGACCTGCATGATGCTCGGCACAACGTCGTATTTGCCACGAGGCGCCGGGCTCAAGCCGAGCACGTCTCTAGCGAGCAGCTCGTAATTGCCGTACAAATCATGGTTGACGAGTCAGCGTTTCCTTGGATGAGATTACCGAGAACCTCGATACCACTTCGAGTGCAAATAGATTCGAATGTAGCATTTTTGTGAAAGACGAATCCCGAATCGATTGCCGACGCGAAAAGTTGTTCAAGATTGCGAAGCTcctgttgaaaaatcaaatggtaACTCGACGACTGGATCGACAGGTTCAAGTGGAAAATGATTACTGGTGGACGTGCATTCAAGGCCCAAAATCGTTTACCTTGATCAAGACGAGCTTGTGGTTTGGAAGCATGGCGTCGTCGCTTCGGTAAGGGACCGGCAAACCGTTGTGGTAGCTCATGCTAGGATGGTAACCGTGTGGGATCGGATAACTCCAGTCGAAATCTTCGATCTCACCCAAGCCGTTACTGAACCGTTCCATGTTGTAGCGGGCAAGTTGGAGCCTCAATGCAAAGAAATATACTTCACCACGTTTCGGGAAGTGTGGTCCGAATTCTCCAGATTTCATCCAGAATGGATGACTAAGTTGGGAGAAGTAATGTATTTCATTGGAATATACGTCCTCGGTGAAGTAACGAAGTTTATATTCGTCGTGGGAGCAGCACTCCGAGGACAGGATAGAATCATTGTCCGGAATGATAATTGCACCATCGGATGACGCCACGGTCTTGGTGGGATCTGAAAATAGCGAAAATGAAGACTGGTTAGTGAAGCCGTATGCGTGAGAGAAATTCGAAGCCACGTAGAGCTTGAACGAGTGATTGACTGACTCACCGTTGTAGAGTTTCGCATCGTAAGCAGTTCGGATAACTTCGTTCTTGAAGAAGAGATGGGGGTATAACTCGTGGAGAGAAGGAAGTCGGATTCGAAAGGTTTCGGGATAATGGATTACGGCGACGCTGAAGGCGTAGACGTACATCCCCTCGTTAACGTGGATTCGAGCCCAAGCGGCGGTCTTGCAGAAGGTATCAAAGTCCTTAGAGTGATAAAGTACCTTGAAAAGAGCTATGGCCTCGCGCAGATGGTTCGAGTGGAAAATCGAAAAGATTTCTCCACGAGGCAGCATCCCATGCTGATTCAGTACCAGAAATTCTTTAACGGCATCCTAAAAAATATTGTCGCTATGGTTACTGATTTGATAAGAAACAACGTGACATGATTTCTCACCTGATTAGAGTAACAGTCCAAGTTTGCTTCAATCTTGTATGACTGCCCCGTGCCGTGAAGTTCAGGCTTCAATTCTGGCTGATCCGGGCGCCACAATAAGTCAAGAACCGCACGCTGCTTGTTGAGGAATTCCTTCCCGGCCTTCTTCGTCTCCACCATGGTGAATGTAGACAGACACAAAGCTATCAGGACGAGTATCGTTGAAAGCCGAAACAGCTTCTGTTGCTTACACATTCCGGTGATGTGCAAATGTACTTGTTTCAGGAAATGGTGGTCTTTTATACTTTGTTCGCCGCATTATCATTCACCGCTGGCCTGGCCTCTGTCAGTGAAAAACAAGTGATGACAAGTCCTTGGGATAAATGCATTGATACCTCTgacaattataaaaattccaatttatttttccatcatttttCGTTAACGGAGATAATTAATCTGAACGGACGTTGTTTATTCTCTCAAGTCTTGCTTGTTCTATTACATCTGGGGACCCAGATTCAGGAGGCGTTacttatttgttttcttcaagaCCTCTGTCCAATCATTTACGACCTTCAAGTGAGAACTGAGTCCAGCTTAGTAAGACAGCTTCAGGATCTCAATCTtgtaattcaaaaatgttcaaaaGTTACGATTAGCACGCCATAATATATCAGACCATTGAAATCATCCGATTACAGTGAAACGTCAACACCATTTGTCCATTAATTCATTAGCCATTGTTCCAAAAACCGGAGACGTAACACCGGCTGTTTGCTGTGTAAGGACATTTACAACCTGGCGCTATATCCGACTATAATGACAACAGTACTTCATGATTGTATCATTCGGTATACGAGGATGTATGAAGAGAGTTTTGAATCCTATAAGGGGAAAACCAGAGTCGAAATTTAGACCCTACCATAAGCCTGCAGGTACTAAGAAGAGCCTTATTTACTAATTTTCGGTCCTCACATCCTATTCAGAACCTTGAGAGAGCTATCTTTTACATAATTGGACCCCTCTGGACCTTAACGTCCTATTATAACCTATTCTGGTACTCTATGTGATACTCCTCTCATATGAGGGCCTATTTAAAGTTTTGAGATCCTCAAAAAGTACTGCAGTAGTGTCTGGATTGGTGATTATATTATTCTAATTATTGTTAATCGGAGTAATTAGATGCGTTAAGGGACCAAGGTtgcgaaaatataataattcaacTAGTACTGCGTTATCTATtaccaaaataataaataattcccCAAACCTAAACTTTTTAATCACcccaaaaattgaataacacAATTGATAATTGTCAGagtatgataaataaatttgaacgaCATTAATTATTACCAAAGTAATgagtatttcttttttatcgaatGTTTGGAAGTATTAATGTTAATATTCAACGACTGAAATTGTACATTCTATAGTAATGGACCTGTGAAAGCTTTGAAGATATAGAGGACCTGTAGAGGTTTTAAAAATGTCCTACTTTGAACCTAAACGCGAAAGAAACGGTAATATCGGCCAATTTTAGGTCTAGAACAGTTTCTATTTACAATACAAAATTATTCTTCCACAGGTTCTACTACGTCCTACCAAACGGAAAACTTGCAGCGTATACGAGGTTCTAAATCTCGATTTGAGAAGCCACTGTGACGGCCTAAAAAATAACtgatttttaagaatttatttcacaggGATAGCTAATTAATAACGGGATCtgattattatattttgttaAGTGTATACTAATCATGtcttgtataaatttttattaaaaaatattcaaaattaaagaTATGAACCTTGACTTAACgactgataaaaaaatttccccttCATCGTGGCATTGATATCTCGGTGAAGCCTTAtctggaaatttttctttttttattaatatccATACAAATATAGCTaccgttatacgtatacgttacAAAATGCCGGCAgattaataaaaatcgtttttttttccaggcctcttttcttcttcaagtCATCGccatattgtaaataataaaaaaaataaaaaaacagccACGTACAACGATAGCTAAATTTTTACAggtattaataaaattttgttttttattttcagacaaCCCTTTACCGAGATATCAATGCCACAATGGaagggaaattttttcattggtCGTTACGTCAAGGCCCATATCTTTGTtagttttaaatatattttgataaaaatttatataaaacgAGTTTAATATACACTTGATAAAATACCAACAATCCGATCCCTTTATTAATTAGTTATctctgtgaaaaaaagaatgcaAAATTAGGCGATTACGGCCACCTGTTTAAAATCGCCTGTTTTAACATTTGAGTGGTGAAAATACAGCTTTTTCCCACCAGTGGAGAAATGGTTCACTATTTCTCAACACGCACGCGATTCATTGGGAAATAGCGtcttttgttcattttcagcAGGTAGTCAAAATCAACTAATTATACGTTTGAgtggtgaaaatattgttttatttgtgTTCATTATTACTGGTGGAAGTAAcattattcaacattttttaaacgtttttttttttctccattcgCAACTTTTCGCCCAGGCCGTGGTACAACGCAATATTTTCTGATAGATGAAGAATTATAGGTTCCGAATTCCATATCAGTTCAGGACATAATAGATACCGTGAgcatttggaaaaaaaacctcCGCAATTACACTTCGCGTTAATCACTTTTACGCGATAACTCTACCAATCTAGCTATTTGACAGGCCTGGGTATAACTCGCGGCAGAACACAGGCAGCAGCACAAAGGTCAATTTATAAGATTTATTTGGAGAGGAGGTGATCGAGCTTGCAATACGGCGGCGAAAGGCCGGTAATCAGTTTATTGCTTTAGGTAATTAGTCCAAATACCCGCGAAGTATAGTATACCTTATCTATAAGAATAGTTTCCAAAAACTAGAGTTTTtcaaagaataaattttttcataaattttaagCTAAGAATCACAATGGGCCGATGATTCGTTACATTtctgttatttatttgaatacgaattttatcgaatgtcagttctgaaaaaaaagttcatttaaTTCACGCCTGCTAAGAAATTCGTTTAGATAAATTTGTAGTCGATTCAGCTACACTTTGATTtggatgtatttttttcatccgaaaaaaaaagacattcactcattgatatgaaaaatacCTTTTTATTGAAAccggctaatttttttaaatgagcTTTTCATCTGACCAGAAATAAACTTTTTGTGAAATTACCTTGCTAGattgatatttgaataaattataaaaattcaaagagaCGTAGGCTCATAATGATACTGAACGCTTAATATTCATGAAAAAACTGACAGTTTCGGGGATATCCTTCGAAAGAAAATACAACCGAACCATCTGCACGATgaaggaaattttatttttttggtctcaaattcaaaaaagtcGTGAATTTGTATAATACCATAATTTGTTGATTTGCTTATCATAACTCAAGACGAATAAAATGGATCGACTTTAATTAATatcttatttaatttttgagttgtatcgatttgaaaaatttaaataggagctttcaaaaaattcacaacttGAGCAATAATTAAGATACAAATTTCGAAGAATTCATAAATGATCATTTTGACAGATGGAATGAAACTAACACAATGTAGGAAATCAAAAACGCAACCTTAAAATCTTGTTCGATTCCGCAAATAGTCTCcaatatgtataattgaatttcattgatttgGGTTGATCAAGAAACAGGTACAAATTAATGCAAAGTCTTATTGCCATTTGCTAGAAGGGAAATATGTAATGTATAGATGATAATTATGTAACTTTATATCTACGAGTTAGACAAACTAACTAATTGATGGCTATAATAAACTAAAACTCATCGGTCGAAAAAAGCATGAGTGTTTATAATACAATTATCCAAAAGATAAATGCCGTTATCTATTTTTACTCGGGGGGTAAATGAATTTGCTTGTACTTTCAGTAAACATCATTACACTTGATTGTCAAACAGTAACACGTGATACGCGAATGTTGATCGTAAGTCGAATGAAGTTTCATAGAGTAACATCTTGCATCTGTACTCTTCACTGtatatatttggaaaaaaaaataatgatgcaCATTGGCTTTATAAATCACGAATACGGAAAATCCatagtgaaaattgaaatataatattaggGGATAGTTGACAGAAACTCGTGAATTCAAGTTACAGAATTCAGTTTGTGAGCCTAATAATGAAACGAATTAAATTTAGATGAATTTTACCCGTACTACATTCGAGTGTAAAAGAACCTTCGCAAAGTGATGAATCCTggagtttttttcttcgaatgatattaattattgagaatatgtaaatttgaacaactggtgaattttgaaaaattaacgacggagccaggaatcgaacctggaatctagcgatgctttaccggagacttactccactagaccacctagccgccctgactctgttgtcattaatttctctcataaccagtgagttcaaatttgttttcatgtgtccgatttgtatgagtaagaatttcttctctgcatgcacgatgtaaggagactgtagtgtgtagatgtttatgtttacccttttcaatcctttgcttccgatgagaagcccgtaagacggcaatgccgtctaataaatgagatgcgggtgtgcaaatcattaatctacgagagaattttgttggcaacaaaattttcggtcctcaaacaaaattctctcgtagattaatgatttgcacacccgcatctcatttattagacggcattgcaaatcattaatctacgagagaattttgttggcaacaaaattttcggtcctcaaacaaaattctctcgtagattaatgatttgcacacccgcatctcatttattagacggcattgccgtcttacgggcttctcatcggaagcaaaggattgaaaagggtaaacataaacatctacacactacagtctccttacatcgtgcatgcagagaagaaattcttactgatattaattattattccgtTACGCCAAATAAACTCCGATTAGATCGATGTAAATCTTTTTTGGCTAGATTCATGCACGAAGTAATACTAGGTTCATGTAGTTATGTTATTTAAAAtacgtaattttttctatttggtTGTTTCAAGAATTCATGTAGCAGCTTCGTAATAAATAATGATGTAACGTGTATTCATAATGTAATACAAGACCCGCAAGCCCTTAATCTCGTTACGCTTGCgcaataaagaaaattcattttacaaGTAGCGCGTTAGTCTGAATCACtcaaaaattcagaaaagtaACATAAAAAATCATGCGAACCAACGTCGATGATGGATGAATTCAGTGAAAGAAGAGACAGGTGATTAGCGAATATCATTACGAAACAAGATTGCGAGTTCTTTTTTCCATGtgcatgtatttttttctgttatctAAATCGCAATGATAAAAAGTTGACACTTGACCGCGGTATGCGCTGGGATGTGTCacataaattatttccaacgATGATATAACATGCGTCAATAATTGCAAAGATTCATTTATACACCACCGACAGCTGCAGCGAGGATAGCgattatttaaaatgaaaaaaaaacttataataTCTGTTGACATTTCACTCATTATTTCTCATTAGAAATTTCTCCATAACACGATGGAAGCACCAGTCATATACGATTTAATTATACCAAGCAATAATCGAGCCGCTTTTGAAAGCCTCGTTCAAGTTTCTTGTTAACTAAAAGTCGTCTCTTCCTGATTTCCGATGAAAAACTTGGCGAAGAATTACCTGTAATTAAACGGAAACAATTAATCTTCACTCCGCCACACTCAAGCGGGAAAAAACACTCCATGCATCATCATCACCGAGTCCGAGACAATCGCAAGCGAATCTTGGAGTAGATTTTGGCGATAATGAAGTCTTTTCGAGTTCTACGTTTCTCACGGAAATCGAAGGACGACTAGCATCGATAACGTGGCCTGGAAGCTGTTAAGAAATTTATGAAACACGAGCGGATGAAGAGacaagcaaaaataattctgacCATCGGTTTTACCTTTCCATTAATTCTGCCGTCAGAAGCTCCTTTCTCGGTGACGATCAAATCGTTTTTAATCCCAGGATAGGGACCGTCGAAAAGAAGCGTCTGtcgttgaacaaattttttaggCTGGTCAAATTCACTTCTGGCCAAAAGACGAGGGACTCGCATGTAGCTGCTTACGTACATAAACGCGTTTAGCCACTGGTGCTGCGTTTGGAAAGGGTTTCAAGATCAGTCGGTCTGAACCCGCTCTCGACTTTGTTAAAGTCAGAGCTgggtaatatttgaaattatattttttattttccgtttGAAATAGAAAGATATGCATATAATGCATCTAGTCATTTGTCAAATGCAACTATTGACACGAGTTTTACACTCGTCCCAAAAATTTCGTAGCCAATATTCAAAAACGATTCCCTTTGAACGGAATACATTATGTTGGGATTACCAGGTCTTGAATCAATTTTCCAACTAAAGAGAACGTTATTAGCAAtgcaacaatttttcgataagATGTTAATACAATGACAACCAGGAACAAGGCGTACCCTAAATTACCAgataaatacaaatatttccagcATATAATCTCTAACATTTCAAACTTTACATTTCGTTTTAATTACCTATTTTCCATCatttataattatgaattgtaataatgtaattatCCGAAATATTCCACATTCTATTTCGAGTGCAGTATTTGCGACAGAATTTTACTCAGCTCTGGATTTACGGTATATTCTCACTCGTCCGACACCCTCGACTTCAATCAACTTCTCGTAAAGCTGCCTTAACACCGGGTCTCGGATGCATTTGGCATCGGGTGGCGTTGGCAAACTCGTGCTTCTACTCATGGGCGTTCGTTGAAGCGCGATTTTTTCACCACGGCCGAAACAGGTGCTTGAAGTTCTACAGACGGCTGGAAATTTCTTCATGGCTTCGATCTCGCGGGAAGCGTCGTAAACCTCCTTCTGGACCATGTACAACATTTCGTTACAGGATGACATGACCTCGGCCATCCTGGCCACCGCATATTTAGAACTCAAACTGTCGGAAGAACTCATCCCTGATCATGTTTCGTCGACGGATGTTTCCAACCTCCCAAGATTGGGATAGGAGCACGATTGC
It includes:
- the LOC124223249 gene encoding uncharacterized protein, with protein sequence MSSSDSLSSKYAVARMAEVMSSCNEMLYMVQKEVYDASREIEAMKKFPAVCRTSSTCFGRGEKIALQRTPMSRSTSLPTPPDAKCIRDPVLRQLYEKLIEVEGVGRHQWLNAFMYVSSYMRVPRLLARSEFDQPKKFVQRQTLLFDGPYPGIKNDLIVTEKGASDGRINGKLPGHVIDASRPSISVRNVELEKTSLSPKSTPRFACDCLGLGNSSPSFSSEIRKRRLLVNKKLERGFQKRLDYCLV